A genome region from Meriones unguiculatus strain TT.TT164.6M chromosome 2, Bangor_MerUng_6.1, whole genome shotgun sequence includes the following:
- the Cd74 gene encoding HLA class II histocompatibility antigen gamma chain isoform X1 — protein sequence MDDQRDLISNHEQLPMLGQHPRAPERCSRGALYTGLSVLVALLLAGQATTAYFLYQQQGRLDKLTVTSQNLQLESLRMKLPKSAKPVSQMKMATPMLMRPLPMEDMLHGPVKNVTKYGNMTHDHVMHLLMRSGPLTYPQLKGSFPENLKQLRNSMDGLNWKVFESWMKQWLLFELSKNSLEEKPTETLPKASVLTRCQEEVSHVPDVHPGAFRPKCDENGNYLPLQCHGSTGYCWCVFPNGTEVPHTKSRGRQNCSEPLDMEDLTSGLGVTKQDLGQIML from the exons ATGGATGACCAGCGAGACCTTATCTCTAACCACGAGCAGCTGCCCATGCTGGGCCAGCATCCCAGAGCCCCAGAAAG GTGCAGCCGCGGAGCCCTGTACACGGGCCTTTCTGTCCTGGTGGCTCTGCTCTTGGCTGGGCAGGCCACCACAGCTTACTTCCTGTACCAGCAGCAGGGCCGGCTGGACAAACTGACTGTCACCTCCCAGAATCTGCAGCTGGAGAGCCTTCGCATGAAGCTTCCTAAAT CTGCCAAACCTGTGAGCCAGATGAAGATGGCTACTCCCATGCTGATGCGGCCACTGCCCATGGAAGACATGCTTCACGGG CCCGTGAAGAATGTTACCAAGTATGGCAACATGACCCACGACCATGTGATGCACCTGCTCATG AGATCTGGACCCCTGACTTACCCACAGCTGAAGGGGAGCTTCCCAGAGAATCTGAAGCAACTTAGGAACTCTATGGATGGTCTGAACTGGAAG GTCTTCGAGAGCTGGATGAAACAGTGGCTCTTGTTTGAACTGAGCAAGAACTCTCTGGAGGAGAAGCCCACTGAGACTCTGCCCAAAG CTTCAGTACTGACCAGGTGCCAGGAAGAAGTCAGCCACGTCCCCGATGTCCACCCGGGTGCGTTCCGTCCCAAGTGCGACGAGAACGGTAACTATTTGCCACTCCAGTGCCACGGGAGCACTGGCTACTGCTGGTGTGTGTTCCCCAACGGCACTGAGGTCCCTCACACCAAGAGCCGCGGGCGTCAAAACTGCAGTG AGCCCCTGGACATGGAGGATCTGACTTCTGGCCTGGGTGTGACCAAGCAGGATCTGGGCCAAA TTATGCTGTGA
- the Cd74 gene encoding HLA class II histocompatibility antigen gamma chain isoform X2: MDDQRDLISNHEQLPMLGQHPRAPERCSRGALYTGLSVLVALLLAGQATTAYFLYQQQGRLDKLTVTSQNLQLESLRMKLPKSAKPVSQMKMATPMLMRPLPMEDMLHGPVKNVTKYGNMTHDHVMHLLMRSGPLTYPQLKGSFPENLKQLRNSMDGLNWKVFESWMKQWLLFELSKNSLEEKPTETLPKEPLDMEDLTSGLGVTKQDLGQIML; encoded by the exons ATGGATGACCAGCGAGACCTTATCTCTAACCACGAGCAGCTGCCCATGCTGGGCCAGCATCCCAGAGCCCCAGAAAG GTGCAGCCGCGGAGCCCTGTACACGGGCCTTTCTGTCCTGGTGGCTCTGCTCTTGGCTGGGCAGGCCACCACAGCTTACTTCCTGTACCAGCAGCAGGGCCGGCTGGACAAACTGACTGTCACCTCCCAGAATCTGCAGCTGGAGAGCCTTCGCATGAAGCTTCCTAAAT CTGCCAAACCTGTGAGCCAGATGAAGATGGCTACTCCCATGCTGATGCGGCCACTGCCCATGGAAGACATGCTTCACGGG CCCGTGAAGAATGTTACCAAGTATGGCAACATGACCCACGACCATGTGATGCACCTGCTCATG AGATCTGGACCCCTGACTTACCCACAGCTGAAGGGGAGCTTCCCAGAGAATCTGAAGCAACTTAGGAACTCTATGGATGGTCTGAACTGGAAG GTCTTCGAGAGCTGGATGAAACAGTGGCTCTTGTTTGAACTGAGCAAGAACTCTCTGGAGGAGAAGCCCACTGAGACTCTGCCCAAAG AGCCCCTGGACATGGAGGATCTGACTTCTGGCCTGGGTGTGACCAAGCAGGATCTGGGCCAAA TTATGCTGTGA